The Anolis carolinensis isolate JA03-04 chromosome 2, rAnoCar3.1.pri, whole genome shotgun sequence genome contains the following window.
AACTGTGCAtcagaagggggagggggaaacaCGGTTTCTTTTGAAGCCTTCAAGTAGGAAGAGCAGACCCCACCATCCAAGATGTTGCTATGCCAAGCCCCAAAGGCCCTCCAGAACAAGGCAGGTCTTGGGCCAGCCTTCACTGTTGCAGTCCAGCCAGACTCCGATCTCCCCCTCGGGGCTATGCCTGGAAGCACACACCGCAGCTGCATGGTGGGAAGCATTGCAATGCGGAAGGGATGACAGGCCCGCCCAAGCCAGGGAGAGTGGGGGAAACTGGACCCTTCTGGATCCTCTAGGGTCTGGCCCACAGGAACTAAGCTGCCTCCCCCCAATCCCACCTCAGAAGGGTGAACTGGAGGGTCCAGTGTCCACACTGGTTCAGTtgtcgccgccgccgccaccacccCCTGCTCCCAGAAGCGGGTGGCCACTTCACATAACGGAGCAACTTTTTGCTTTTTCCTTCTTGAAAGTGGAGGAGATGAGCTCAGATCGGCTGGGCAAGCGGAGGAGTCTCTTGGGGAAACTTCGAGCCGGGCTCTTGGGGGTCTGAGGCCCAGGCTTGTTGAGGCAGATGGAGGCTGCCGTCCGGAAGATGCTGTGGACACTCTTCTCCGACGTGAAGGCTGAACACTCTAGGTAGGTTTCTGCTCCAAGCTGCTTAGCAACAGCACAACCCTGAAaagagaaagtgagaggaaaaaataaacatgtGAGATGTTGAGCTACATTTTGGCTGCAACTGTCCACTCTGTTGCACATCTaaaattaataatagtaacaacaacaacaacaactttatttttatacaccATTAACCATCTATCtgaaggaacttggggcggcttacaagcaggaccaagcccagaacATACAATAAGGTTCACCAActaaaaaacacagttaaaaacataagaaCAAATAATCCAATCTAATGCATTATCACCCTTGTGCAACGCACTGTGGATTGCTATGCTATGGTGCCAGCAGCTGTGATGCACAGAGTGGCCACAATGTCCCTGCTAAAGAATGTGATCTCTCATTTGTTCACTTGTTTCATACCTACACAACAATGGGGGGACGACTGAATGCACAAGAGGATAGATTTCTATGGATACAGGCATGTCTATTGAACCTAAAACTCCTTGAATGATTTAGCTGCACAGTGTGTTTTCATTAATGTGGCTTTCATCAAGCCTTTCTCTATGTAATGGGTTTGCTTGTTTAGTGTGTATTCATTAGACCGAGAACGGATTTTGTTTCTTTACACATTCTGTGAGCACAATATTACTAATTTCCTCTTCTGTCACTGAAGAATAGTAGTGCAATAGACTCCATTTTTGTCTGGGTTAGGGCAGGCAACCTCAAACTTCCAGCTTGTTCGATGGTCAGGAATTTAGGGAGTTGGAGGCCCTAAAAGCTGGAGGGAaggagtttgaggatgcctggatgattgttgttgttgttaactgtttatatcttgctttttctctcaaaGCGACTTGCACTAAAGCATTTCAataaaacttaaaatatacaaatacgaaaacagtattaaacattaatattaaaaacaaatctgTTAAAATTCATCAAAACGTATTCAAAACTAAAacccacagcagcccctgacttgATCTAGGGCAacggttctaaacctgtgggttcccagatgttttgtccttcaactcccagcaatcctaacagctggtaaaactggctgggatttctgggagctgtaggccaaaacacctggggacccacaggttgagaaccaatgatctAGGGAAAAAGCAGGACCTCTGAGAACTGGAAACActacaaataaaagaaaacatagaagttgaccataaagtcactcTGGAGTACCCAGAGACAATATATTAATCAAGtctgtgaataataaaatccacaaaaatcaaacccacaaatgtgagaGGCCAACTGTACATTTACATCTAAAATGCATCCTGTATAATGCAAATAGCCTTTGGAACTAAAGACCAAGCTCATTTAAGTTTGCGCTATGTATTTCTTCCTTAACATTTTGAATTTGAAATAGAAATTTTGAATGTAATCAATTGTACTTTCACAACTACAGGTACAAATAATGCCCAAAGAAAAGCAATTAGGAGGTCAAATCAATAATAAAGAAACTTGCTCTTCCCATAGGAAATCCAGACTAGGAGAAAGGACTTCATTATAGGTTAGAAATCAAGACCAGCACGAAATATGGCCTTACCTGTTCATAAGAGACAGGAACTTGCTTTTGGTGGGACAGTTCCATCAGGGTGCTGAGGTCTGTCCGCAGGTCTGTCTTGCAACCAATCAGCAACACACGGGTGCTGGGACAGTAGTCCATGATTTCTGTTTTCCACTGGGAAGAGAGAGATAACTTATATTGCATGCACAAACTTCATCCTAAGGTTGCAAGTATTAAAAGTATTAACAGTAAATAATATTAAAGACACATCATAATTAATTATATCCTCTCTTTCTGGGTTCATTTTAAAAGCTGAAGCACAAACTGGGGAAGACTTCTCTGTCACCACCAACATGCTACACATTAggtatgaggtttttttttaagcaatGTATCACGAATTTCAAATGAAAACTCAAGCTTCATATATTCCAAAGATCTGGAAGAAATCTCTATAATCTCCTTACCCAAAAAGGACTAATCTTAATTCCAAATTACACATGACCAGAATTAAGTATTACTGCAGACTTGAGAAGGTGGAGGTGCCTACAAGACGCTGAAATGCCAATGCTGATTATCAGCCTTAGGTGGCAAAAGACAGATTTCAATTGGTACTCTATGGATGTTTGAAGGAAAGCATATTAATAAGCCAGTTGGATTATTAGCCTAGCGATACTATTGGGAGGGGGATATTTGAAGGGACTTAGAACTCTCCTCCATTGAACACGCTAGGCAATAATCTGGATATTAATATCAGCAATCAATGAGGAAGAGCTAATTCTAATTCAGTATTAGTTATCAGTTCGTggtcaaaattttatttttacaagtGTTTTCAGCAATCATCTTCTCTAGCTGTATGCATTGACTACTAGCCACTTTTCAAAATGTTCAGTCTACCTTACTCCAAAACATTAATCTGATTCTAGCCCCGAGTACACATTGTAGGGCTCACAGTTAATGGGATCCTACACTGCCATCTACAGTGCCATCTTAGTGGAGATGTACACCAGGCAATGCCAGCACAGAATATTTTCAACAAAGATATAGATTAGAAAGACAGGGATACTCGAGACCTGCAGGggccaggaaaataagattttctcAATACAAGGTTCACCATGACAGGGGAAATGATTAGAAACGAGGAAACATTTTAATGCCCCATGGTAGATGTTAGTGGATGCTAACTCACCATTGGCTAGAGGTTATGGATGCTGCAATTTAACCCCATACCTGCTGACCCCAATTTACAACATGACCTTTAAATTAGAATGAAGACATGCCACAGAATTTTTCCTCTTCTATGCTGCAGCCTCTTATGCCTGCCTCCAATATTTACGGCAGAGGAGTCCCTAAGCATCCAGAACTAATTTCCAAGGGGGGAGCTGGAGAGATGATGACTGACAGAATTGGTTCCACAGGCAAATACTGTGCTTTGCACTGACATAACATGTTTGGATACAGCTCATTATGAGTATCATGTGAGGTTGAATAACACTGCAGTTTTGGAACCTTCAGAATATTCGCTGACAGAGGATTTACTGGAGAGTTACACAATAAAAAGGAGCAGAAAAAGAAACACTTTCTATTTCTAAATATTTTACAGCATCTAAAAccatttgtgtgttttaataaatACTAATGGCCATTTTTGTTGAACAGGAAAAGCATTTATAGTAGAAAAAGAGGTAAAAGTTATTGTTTTTGGAGACCATAGTTCTCAAAATCTTCCAGTGTATATGTGCCAATTGGAAGATTCTGAGAACTCTAATCCCTCAAAGCACCTTTTCCAAGATCTGCAACTGAGCAGGAGTTGGATGATCTGACAATTCAACTTAAGGAACTTGAAAGGTCTACATTTCAAAAAGATGCTTTCGGTATGCTTCCTGAGCCATTGGTTCTATTCTGCGCCTTTCCAGTTATAATACCATTAATATCTAAGTTATTAATCCAGGGGTTCAGGAGAGCTAGGGAGAAAAAGAAGTATGTTTTGCTACACAGGTCGATCTCCTCATGAATGTTCAGACTCTTATAAAATTGGCACCATCTAAAAAATAGTGTTTCAAAGGACTGAACCACATATTTATACTCAGCTGCACATAAATGTACAATATCACTCAACTCTGTAAGTTTACAACACTTTTTTCAGAAGACAGAAATGTGTCATGTAAATGTGAAATTGTACTCCTAAAAGTGAGAAAAAAATCTCTTTGGGAAAAAAAGAGTCAGATAAAAGGTTGTATCAAAATCCACAGCTCCGCTGGCCTCATGTATTAAGTGGCCTATGAGGAAAGATCACAAGGTGAAAAGTTCAAACCTCCCCTTGAGATAGATATTTTAAGGGCTGTTTAACTGAAGAATATGTTGTTTCAGAGTGTGGTCGAATGTCTTTCTCTGGAGGcttgtaaacagaggctggacagcCACTGGTAGGAAATGTTtgaattgtgtgttcctgcatggcagaagaggttggactaaatggcctggtggtctcttccaactctacggttTTATGATTCTGTAAGAGACCAGATGATCATCCTCTTTTGGAGATGGTCCAAGGGGGGAGAAACCTTTGACCCTCTGGGTACTTTAACTTCCAAACTACTTTGTtatggccatgctggctgaggcTTCTTTGGATGGAAATCCAAAATTATGTGCAGAACAGAGATCACCCCACTGCCCTAGAGTTTTTTGGCTTTGAATCTTCATTCTTGCTTATCCTAGTTAGACACTGGAGTTCAGGAGTCTGGGGCCACATCTGCactaacatataatccagttcaatgcagttaaattgcaacctgaaactgcattatatggcaatgtagatgaggtCTGAGAAATTCTGGCGAGCCTTATCTAATTCCCAGAAGCCATAACCAGCTTGTTcaattgtcaggaattctgggggcTGCAGTTTGTGCAGGCCTAGCGTTATCCTTGCAGCATCCTACTAAGCCAGAGGCCAGTGACTTGACATGCGCCAAGCTTCATGTCCTATGAGACAGTGTTGTCGAGCAAACCACTGGTCGACCACAACAGGACAAGAACAAGTAGGACAAGTACGCACTGCTCACCTTCTTCAGCGCACTGTCCATGGTCTCAGGACGGCTGACATCAAAGCAGAGCAGGACAGCATCTGAGTCACTGTAGCACAGGGGGCGCACATTGTCATAATAGGGGGAGCCTGTGAAAAGCAGAGAGGCAGATCAACAAAAatcaagaagaaagaaagaaacctctTATATATCTCTCTCTCGTGCCCTAACATAGCACTGCCCTATTTTTGGATGAGACACGTCATGATGCTCTGTGTGCGCGCGTGCCCTGCTTGTGCAAGAAAGCAGCAGTGACATTTTTTTGTACGCTCacagaaaaaaagataaaagtgACTAGCCGCTGATGGAG
Protein-coding sequences here:
- the rnd1 gene encoding rho-related GTP-binding protein Rho6: MRERRTPQPVVARCKLVLVGEVHCGKTAMLQVLAKDCYPETYVPTVFENYTACLETEEQRVELSLWDTSGSPYYDNVRPLCYSDSDAVLLCFDVSRPETMDSALKKWKTEIMDYCPSTRVLLIGCKTDLRTDLSTLMELSHQKQVPVSYEQGCAVAKQLGAETYLECSAFTSEKSVHSIFRTAASICLNKPGPQTPKSPARSFPKRLLRLPSRSELISSTFKKEKAKSCSVM